From the genome of Myxococcota bacterium, one region includes:
- a CDS encoding ATP-binding protein, whose product MSESHLRLPRAFHLGDALAAVMDSIPALVFLKDANNQILYANHAVAEAMATTPEAMVGTASERWYPAEHAERYFADDLEVMRSGRPQLGIEEPKRTHSGEIRLQTDKFPVFDDADNPVGILVIARDTTHESQDPGQSARLATVGRLAAGVAHNVNNALTLLLGQIDVAEQALQSDDDPTAALELARNAIRKTTASTRKLMSIAQPHPVAPTWQAPNEILREVAALLGGALSNVELRVSLDNDVPPLCVDADGLLEVFVNLALNARDAMPEGGTLQFLSRLLPATASEPARVRLSVADTGTGIPEALRPTLFEPFVKGSGSHGHGLGLASARALVEDQGGELSFETQTGRGTTFHVTLPVPTEDG is encoded by the coding sequence ATGAGCGAGTCGCACTTACGGCTTCCGCGTGCCTTCCACCTGGGAGACGCGTTGGCAGCCGTGATGGACTCCATTCCGGCCCTCGTCTTTCTCAAAGACGCCAACAACCAGATCCTCTACGCCAACCACGCTGTCGCCGAGGCCATGGCCACCACGCCCGAGGCCATGGTCGGCACCGCGTCGGAACGCTGGTATCCCGCCGAGCACGCGGAGCGCTATTTCGCGGACGACCTCGAGGTCATGCGCTCGGGCCGCCCGCAGCTCGGCATCGAGGAACCGAAGCGCACGCATTCCGGCGAGATCCGGCTGCAGACCGACAAGTTCCCGGTCTTCGATGACGCCGACAATCCGGTGGGCATCCTGGTGATCGCGCGCGACACCACCCACGAGAGCCAAGACCCGGGCCAATCGGCGCGCTTGGCGACGGTGGGTCGCCTGGCGGCGGGTGTGGCGCACAACGTCAACAACGCGCTCACCCTCCTGCTCGGCCAGATCGACGTCGCCGAGCAGGCGCTCCAAAGCGACGACGACCCGACCGCCGCGCTCGAGCTGGCCCGCAATGCCATCCGCAAGACCACCGCCTCTACTCGGAAGCTGATGTCGATTGCGCAGCCACACCCGGTCGCGCCGACCTGGCAAGCGCCCAACGAGATCCTCCGCGAAGTCGCCGCGCTGCTCGGCGGCGCGCTCTCCAACGTGGAGCTCCGCGTCTCGCTCGACAACGACGTGCCCCCGCTGTGCGTCGACGCCGACGGCTTGCTCGAGGTGTTCGTGAACCTCGCGCTCAACGCGCGCGACGCCATGCCCGAGGGAGGCACGCTTCAGTTCTTGTCTCGCCTGCTCCCCGCCACAGCGAGCGAACCGGCGCGGGTGCGCCTGTCGGTGGCCGACACGGGAACCGGGATCCCCGAAGCGCTACGCCCGACCCTCTTCGAACCCTTCGTGAAGGGTTCGGGCTCTCACGGCCACGGTCTCGGATTGGCGAGCGCTCGTGCCCTGGTCGAGGATCAGGGCGGCGAACTCAGCTTCGAGACGCAGACGGGCCGGGGCACCACCTTCCACGTCACGCTCCCGGTGCCAACCGAGGACGGCTAG
- a CDS encoding methyltransferase domain-containing protein, producing MQRQVELLQPDAGGRIADIGCGNGGFITALSGGRPRIAGSRVIGLDLVRDALCQWRSRPGGHERLACQAQLSLTAGAALPIADASLDGAMASLLLSYVEEPELLIQEMARVLRGGARLVISTMRPDADVSSMWRDGVMEAAVSRRDDLESGRLLESGQSFLNDGARLLSLGDKGVFRFWERDELGDLLDHGGFSLVHTEDAFGDPSQAVIALAVRS from the coding sequence ATGCAGCGTCAGGTTGAGCTCTTGCAGCCGGATGCCGGTGGCCGGATTGCAGATATCGGCTGTGGCAACGGCGGGTTCATTACAGCGCTGTCGGGTGGACGCCCGCGCATTGCGGGTTCAAGGGTCATCGGTCTCGATCTCGTGCGAGATGCTCTTTGTCAGTGGCGTTCGCGACCAGGGGGGCATGAACGGTTGGCCTGTCAGGCGCAGCTGAGCCTGACGGCTGGTGCCGCGCTTCCTATTGCCGACGCATCGCTCGATGGCGCGATGGCTTCACTTCTCCTGAGCTACGTGGAGGAACCCGAGCTTCTCATCCAGGAGATGGCTCGAGTGCTGCGAGGCGGAGCGCGGCTCGTGATCTCGACTATGCGTCCGGACGCAGACGTGTCCTCTATGTGGCGTGACGGAGTCATGGAGGCAGCGGTTTCCCGGCGTGATGATCTGGAGTCGGGCCGGTTGCTCGAGTCTGGCCAGAGCTTTCTTAATGATGGAGCGCGGCTGCTCTCGTTGGGAGACAAGGGAGTCTTTCGGTTCTGGGAGCGAGATGAGCTCGGGGACCTTCTCGATCACGGTGGGTTTTCGCTGGTTCATACAGAGGACGCATTTGGCGACCCCTCACAGGCTGTCATTGCTCTTGCAGTTCGGAGCTAG
- a CDS encoding FMN-binding glutamate synthase family protein, with product MDWLMAGGIFVVLAVLFAGFYFSVRARNQSQHALLRNFPLLGRMRYVLEHLGPELRQYLFDGDRTGKPFSREDYLSMVMASKYLNTLVSFGSKRDYEEPGWYLRNALLPSLREEMGIDDKPSIETQRYVMDHDGIFHRREHVEKVDVASWTLTEDFALRMGEDLPHPWVLRGMIGMGGMSYGALGRTAIEALSSGLAMAGSSWMNTGEGGLSPHHLKGGAPIVVQIGPGLHGVRDADGGFDWSEFRKKAALDAVVGFELKLHQGAKIRGGHLEGEKVTPEIAEIRGVPAWQTINSPNRFPMISDVDDLFEWIARLRQEGGKPVGIKIVVGGPGSVDELALAMAQRGDGPDWITVDGGEGGSGATYREMADSVGMPSRAAIIEADDALRRAGVRDRVKIIASGKLFSADRIALALCFGADAVNVARGMMISVGCIQTQRCHSNTCPVGVATTDEKLIEALVVDEKQFRVLNYVTTLRASIAALAAAAGLKSPTEFRRHHAVWRAEGQLPRSAEDLFPTVSDAAVQAD from the coding sequence TTGGATTGGCTGATGGCGGGGGGGATCTTCGTCGTCCTCGCCGTTCTCTTCGCTGGCTTCTACTTCTCCGTGCGCGCGCGGAATCAGTCGCAGCACGCGCTGCTGCGGAACTTCCCGCTCCTCGGACGCATGCGCTACGTGCTCGAGCACCTCGGACCCGAGCTCCGGCAGTACTTGTTCGACGGCGATCGTACCGGGAAGCCCTTCTCGCGCGAGGACTATCTCTCGATGGTCATGGCGTCGAAGTACCTCAATACGCTGGTGTCGTTCGGCTCCAAGCGCGACTACGAAGAGCCCGGCTGGTACCTCCGCAACGCGTTGCTCCCGAGCTTGCGGGAGGAGATGGGCATCGACGACAAGCCGTCGATCGAGACGCAGCGCTACGTGATGGACCACGACGGCATCTTCCATCGCCGAGAGCACGTCGAAAAGGTGGACGTCGCATCCTGGACGCTCACGGAAGACTTCGCGCTTCGCATGGGAGAAGACCTGCCGCATCCGTGGGTCCTGCGCGGAATGATCGGAATGGGCGGAATGTCCTATGGCGCGCTCGGTCGGACCGCGATCGAGGCGCTGAGCTCTGGCCTGGCGATGGCCGGCTCGTCCTGGATGAACACCGGCGAGGGCGGGCTGTCGCCGCATCACCTGAAGGGTGGCGCGCCGATCGTCGTGCAGATCGGGCCGGGGCTGCACGGGGTGCGCGATGCAGACGGCGGTTTCGACTGGTCCGAGTTCCGCAAGAAGGCCGCTCTCGACGCTGTGGTCGGGTTCGAGCTCAAGCTCCACCAGGGTGCCAAGATTCGCGGCGGACACCTGGAGGGCGAGAAGGTCACCCCGGAGATCGCCGAGATCCGCGGCGTTCCTGCCTGGCAGACGATCAACTCGCCCAACCGCTTCCCGATGATCTCGGACGTCGACGATCTCTTCGAGTGGATCGCGCGGCTGCGTCAGGAGGGCGGGAAGCCCGTCGGCATCAAGATCGTCGTGGGCGGGCCGGGCTCGGTCGACGAGCTGGCCCTGGCGATGGCCCAGCGGGGCGATGGTCCGGATTGGATCACCGTAGACGGCGGAGAAGGCGGCTCCGGAGCGACCTATCGCGAGATGGCCGATAGCGTGGGGATGCCCTCGCGCGCGGCGATCATCGAGGCCGATGACGCGCTCCGGCGGGCGGGCGTGCGCGATCGCGTGAAGATCATCGCCTCCGGGAAGCTCTTCTCGGCCGATCGGATCGCGCTGGCGCTCTGCTTCGGCGCGGATGCCGTCAATGTCGCGCGCGGCATGATGATCTCGGTGGGCTGTATCCAAACCCAGCGTTGCCATTCGAACACGTGCCCCGTGGGCGTGGCCACCACGGACGAGAAGCTCATCGAGGCTCTGGTCGTGGACGAGAAGCAGTTCCGCGTACTGAACTACGTGACGACCCTTCGGGCCTCGATCGCTGCGCTTGCGGCGGCGGCTGGTTTGAAGTCGCCCACCGAGTTCCGCCGTCATCACGCGGTCTGGCGGGCAGAAGGGCAGCTACCGCGCTCCGCGGAAGATCTGTTCCCGACGGTGTCGGATGCGGCCGTCCAGGCGGACTGA
- a CDS encoding ATP-binding protein: MQPKPDSLVDFREYPILYVDDEPDNLRIFELTFRREFAIYTATSGDEGLEILATKPVALVLSDHRMPGMTGTEFLVRAAELDPATVRIMVTAYGDVATLQEAINRGAIYRFIPKPWEPADVRATLMRGIEAYALDRERAQLLNELQILSRVSAAMNRELEIERLLDLLIRTLREDMSFDGASVLLRDRRNGSLSWARPSTARDEIDVRLEGLSFTHENAGDFLTKLEDGMSLTLKGDRGLEYRGAVRTWVTEVAADEILVTPLYGKEGLLGAITVDNRSGGARFSADDVTMIEGLASQASVAVENARLVEDLRRSREQMRRADRLGTLASGLAQEIEEPLTSLRTFVEQTSKSGEEKTQAQADLSKIERLVDTMQRVGRGAAGTSREAVSLGDVVGEVVSMLQREAHLGRIMLRWTGEPDMPKLVAVRDQLHQVVLNLVLNALAVTPEGGEISVRTRAAYDESGVELSVTDTGPGLAAEQLEQIFDPFLAGEDADANAGLGLLVCQRIVTEHGGTLEVQDGEGRGSRFVVRLPVGDTAGA; encoded by the coding sequence ATGCAGCCTAAGCCCGATTCGCTCGTCGACTTCCGCGAATACCCGATCCTCTACGTCGACGACGAGCCCGACAACCTACGGATCTTCGAGCTCACGTTCCGCCGCGAGTTCGCCATCTACACCGCCACGAGCGGCGATGAAGGTCTCGAGATCCTCGCCACGAAGCCCGTGGCGCTCGTGCTCTCGGATCACCGCATGCCCGGCATGACCGGCACCGAGTTCCTGGTGCGCGCTGCCGAGCTCGACCCGGCCACGGTGCGGATCATGGTCACCGCCTACGGCGACGTGGCCACGCTGCAAGAAGCCATCAACCGCGGCGCCATCTACCGCTTCATTCCCAAGCCCTGGGAGCCGGCTGACGTGCGAGCCACGCTCATGCGCGGCATCGAGGCCTATGCCCTCGACCGCGAGCGTGCCCAGCTCCTCAACGAGCTGCAGATCCTGAGCCGCGTCTCGGCGGCGATGAACCGCGAGCTCGAAATCGAGCGCCTGCTCGACCTGTTGATCCGCACCTTGCGCGAAGACATGAGCTTCGACGGCGCGAGCGTGCTGCTGCGCGACCGCCGCAACGGCAGCCTCAGTTGGGCGCGGCCGTCGACCGCCCGCGACGAGATCGATGTGCGCCTCGAGGGCCTGTCCTTCACGCACGAGAACGCCGGCGACTTCCTGACCAAGCTCGAAGATGGCATGTCGCTCACACTGAAGGGCGACCGCGGCCTCGAGTATCGCGGCGCGGTGCGCACCTGGGTAACCGAGGTGGCGGCCGACGAGATCCTCGTCACCCCGCTCTACGGCAAGGAAGGCCTGCTCGGCGCCATCACCGTCGACAACCGCAGTGGCGGGGCGCGCTTCAGCGCCGACGACGTCACCATGATCGAGGGGCTGGCCAGCCAGGCTTCGGTTGCGGTCGAGAACGCCCGTCTCGTCGAAGACCTGCGTCGCTCCCGTGAGCAGATGCGCCGGGCCGACCGGCTCGGCACGTTGGCCTCCGGGCTCGCGCAAGAGATCGAAGAGCCGCTGACGTCGCTGCGTACCTTCGTCGAGCAGACGAGCAAGTCGGGCGAAGAGAAGACCCAGGCACAGGCTGATCTTTCGAAGATCGAGCGCTTGGTCGACACCATGCAGCGCGTGGGGCGCGGCGCGGCGGGCACCAGCCGCGAAGCCGTGAGCCTCGGCGACGTCGTGGGCGAAGTCGTCTCCATGTTGCAGCGGGAGGCCCATCTCGGCCGCATCATGCTGCGATGGACGGGCGAACCCGACATGCCGAAGCTGGTGGCCGTACGCGACCAGCTCCACCAGGTGGTGCTCAACCTCGTGCTGAACGCACTGGCTGTCACGCCGGAAGGCGGCGAAATCTCGGTGCGCACGCGTGCCGCCTACGACGAGAGCGGCGTCGAGTTGTCCGTGACCGATACGGGCCCTGGCCTGGCGGCGGAACAGCTCGAGCAGATCTTCGACCCGTTCCTGGCGGGAGAAGATGCCGACGCGAACGCCGGGCTCGGTCTGCTGGTCTGCCAGCGGATCGTCACCGAGCACGGTGGCACGCTGGAGGTGCAAGACGGGGAGGGCCGAGGGTCCCGATTCGTGGTGCGGCTGCCGGTAGGGGACACCGCTGGCGCCTGA
- a CDS encoding ATP-binding protein yields the protein MATCVAGALCAGVMLLDVIRVAGGVGSEYAPGLMLLFLGMPVLLPMTARQAALVVVVLSLGLAALPAFSAGEFGGRSYWLGLAFPVAAGIESIVATALLDRMRFSDFLRREEIRETRDELRKLDSAKTRFTANVHHELRTPLTLTLAPVEAMLAGDFGEISELQRGYLKTIQSNGLRLLKLINNLLDLAKIEGEQLTISRRPVQLHDLVDNIVSGARPLAERKGVLLDHEGFSALPVVHADSEAFEKILVNLLGNALKFTDAEGEIWVKGWEEAQGDAPGVHLVVTDTGEGLEADQLGRIFDRFAQVDGSNTRKHEGTGIGLSLVQELVKLHGGRIWAESEGLGHGAQMHVVLPVGESDEETRDAVAEALAEEAGQGESLQRALGGLGADLSTHDDDGEEFGEGLRLAEMQRHVERVEGTGSTAPAQAAPHRPDTPEVLVVEDNTDMRRLLAHLLGQEFRVRTASNGREGLEAVRDRLPHVVLTDVMMPEMSGTELCAAIKGEPELRDVPVVLVTSKAEREMKIEGLELGADDYVTKPFHPRELLARVRSLVELRLAQEALAAQNDLLTTTNFELEQTMEELKQAGAQLVHAERLSAVGELAAGVAHEINNPVNFAMNAARTLQLTLDEVREVAEQMAALGKAGPEHLADQVQQLEVLRERIHFDETADTLGELAGIVTDGLERTAGLVGDLRDFAAPGARERGSVDVVRGVRMTLRLVGHTFVSQGVEVTSDLPEGLPQVAGDARALNQVFLNLLKNAAEAFEGRSGSIWVEAGTEESEVVVEVRDNGPGIAPAMLERVFEPFHTSKGAAGSGLGLSICRRIAEEHGGSLELVSTEGEGTTARLRLPVVGAGRHAA from the coding sequence GTGGCGACTTGCGTCGCAGGCGCGCTTTGTGCGGGGGTGATGCTGCTGGATGTCATCCGGGTGGCTGGCGGCGTGGGTAGTGAGTACGCGCCCGGGCTGATGCTGCTCTTCCTCGGGATGCCCGTGCTTCTGCCGATGACGGCGCGCCAGGCAGCGCTAGTGGTGGTGGTTCTATCGCTTGGGCTTGCCGCGCTACCAGCATTCTCGGCCGGGGAGTTCGGAGGCCGTTCTTACTGGCTGGGTTTGGCGTTTCCAGTGGCCGCTGGCATCGAGTCGATTGTTGCGACGGCGCTGCTCGATCGGATGCGGTTCTCTGACTTCCTGCGGCGCGAAGAGATTCGCGAGACGCGCGACGAACTCCGCAAACTCGACTCGGCCAAGACCCGTTTCACCGCGAACGTCCACCACGAGCTCCGTACGCCGCTCACGCTCACCCTGGCTCCTGTAGAAGCGATGCTTGCGGGCGACTTCGGCGAGATTTCCGAGCTCCAGCGCGGCTACCTGAAGACCATTCAGAGCAACGGGCTCCGGCTCCTCAAGCTCATCAACAACCTCCTCGACCTCGCCAAGATCGAGGGCGAGCAGCTCACCATCAGTCGGCGCCCCGTGCAGCTGCACGATCTCGTCGACAACATCGTTTCTGGCGCGCGCCCGCTGGCCGAGCGCAAGGGAGTCCTGCTCGACCACGAGGGCTTCTCGGCTCTCCCCGTCGTTCACGCGGACTCGGAGGCCTTCGAGAAGATCCTCGTCAACCTCCTGGGCAACGCGTTGAAGTTCACCGACGCGGAAGGCGAGATCTGGGTCAAAGGGTGGGAAGAGGCCCAGGGCGACGCCCCCGGCGTGCACCTGGTGGTCACCGACACGGGCGAGGGGTTGGAGGCCGACCAGCTCGGCCGCATCTTCGACCGCTTCGCCCAGGTCGATGGCTCGAATACCCGCAAGCACGAAGGCACCGGCATTGGGCTTTCACTCGTGCAAGAGCTGGTGAAGCTGCACGGCGGGCGAATCTGGGCCGAGAGTGAGGGCCTGGGCCACGGCGCGCAGATGCACGTGGTGCTGCCCGTGGGTGAGAGCGACGAAGAAACCCGCGACGCGGTTGCGGAAGCCCTGGCCGAGGAAGCGGGGCAGGGCGAATCGCTGCAGCGGGCGCTCGGAGGCCTGGGTGCCGACCTGAGCACCCACGACGACGACGGCGAAGAGTTCGGCGAAGGCCTGCGCCTGGCCGAGATGCAGCGCCACGTCGAGCGGGTCGAGGGCACGGGAAGCACGGCGCCGGCCCAGGCCGCGCCCCACCGCCCGGACACGCCCGAAGTGCTCGTGGTCGAGGACAACACCGACATGCGCCGGCTGTTGGCCCATCTGCTGGGCCAGGAGTTCCGGGTGCGCACGGCCAGCAATGGTCGTGAGGGGCTCGAGGCCGTGCGCGATCGGCTGCCCCACGTGGTGCTCACCGACGTGATGATGCCCGAGATGTCGGGCACTGAGCTCTGCGCCGCCATCAAGGGCGAGCCCGAGCTGCGCGATGTGCCCGTGGTGCTGGTCACCTCGAAGGCCGAGCGCGAGATGAAGATCGAAGGCCTCGAGCTGGGCGCCGACGACTACGTCACCAAGCCCTTCCACCCCCGTGAGCTGTTGGCCCGGGTGCGGTCGCTAGTCGAGCTGCGGCTGGCCCAGGAAGCCCTGGCCGCCCAGAACGATCTGCTCACCACGACCAATTTCGAGCTCGAGCAGACCATGGAAGAGCTGAAGCAGGCGGGCGCTCAGCTGGTGCACGCCGAGCGGCTCTCGGCCGTGGGCGAGCTCGCCGCCGGCGTGGCCCACGAGATCAACAACCCGGTCAACTTCGCCATGAACGCGGCCCGCACCCTGCAGCTCACGCTCGACGAGGTGCGCGAGGTGGCCGAGCAGATGGCCGCCCTGGGGAAGGCCGGGCCCGAGCACCTGGCCGATCAGGTGCAGCAGCTCGAGGTGCTTCGGGAGCGCATCCACTTCGACGAGACGGCCGACACCCTGGGTGAGCTCGCCGGCATCGTGACCGACGGCCTCGAGCGCACGGCCGGCCTGGTGGGCGATCTCCGCGACTTTGCGGCCCCTGGGGCCCGTGAGCGGGGCTCTGTGGACGTCGTGCGCGGGGTCCGGATGACGCTGCGGCTGGTGGGCCACACCTTCGTCAGCCAGGGGGTCGAGGTGACCTCGGATCTCCCCGAGGGGCTTCCGCAAGTGGCGGGCGATGCCCGCGCCCTCAATCAGGTTTTCCTCAACCTCCTGAAGAATGCCGCCGAAGCGTTCGAAGGCCGGAGTGGCTCGATCTGGGTCGAAGCCGGTACAGAGGAGAGCGAGGTGGTGGTGGAGGTCCGCGACAACGGTCCCGGCATCGCGCCGGCAATGCTGGAGCGCGTGTTCGAGCCTTTCCACACTTCGAAGGGCGCTGCGGGTTCGGGTCTCGGGCTGTCCATCTGCCGTCGCATCGCGGAAGAGCACGGCGGCTCGCTCGAACTCGTTTCTACGGAAGGCGAGGGCACCACCGCGCGCTTGCGTCTGCCGGTGGTCGGGGCGGGCCGCCATGCAGCCTAA